One window of the Chryseobacterium sp. CY350 genome contains the following:
- a CDS encoding co-chaperone GroES, with amino-acid sequence MSVNFKPLADRVLIEPIAAETKTASGIIIPDTAKEKPQEGTVVAVGPGKKDEPTTVQVGDKVLYGKYSGSELKLDGKDFLIVKEGDLLGVIG; translated from the coding sequence ATGTCAGTAAACTTTAAACCCTTAGCAGACAGAGTGCTTATTGAGCCCATCGCTGCAGAAACTAAAACAGCTTCAGGTATTATTATTCCAGACACTGCAAAAGAAAAACCTCAGGAAGGTACAGTAGTAGCAGTAGGTCCGGGAAAAAAAGATGAGCCTACAACTGTACAGGTAGGTGACAAAGTTCTTTATGGAAAATATTCTGGTTCCGAATTAAAATTAGACGGAAAAGATTTCTTAATTGTAAAAGAAGGAGATCTTTTAGGAGTAATTGGATAA
- a CDS encoding four helix bundle protein: MRDFKKFEVWQLSHQLTLKIYTSTKSFPKEEIFGLTSQIRRSFASIGYNISEGSGRNSDKEFANFINIALGSSNEAENQLLLAKDLGYINEIDYQNHLGELTTLKKKLVSLWNKLRIN; this comes from the coding sequence ATGAGAGATTTTAAAAAATTTGAAGTTTGGCAATTAAGTCATCAATTAACTTTAAAAATTTATACTTCAACTAAAAGTTTTCCTAAAGAAGAAATTTTTGGATTAACCTCTCAAATCAGAAGATCATTTGCTTCAATTGGATATAATATTTCAGAAGGAAGCGGCAGAAATTCTGACAAGGAATTTGCCAATTTTATCAACATAGCATTAGGGTCATCAAATGAAGCTGAAAACCAATTGCTTCTTGCTAAAGATTTAGGGTACATTAATGAAATAGATTATCAGAATCATTTAGGAGAATTAACAACATTAAAAAAGAAGCTTGTAAGCCTTTGGAACAAGCTTAGAATAAATTAA